The window GATGACACCCATCATGCGGCCGCGGTGGGAGGGGGCCACGATGGACAGCACCGTGGTGAACAGCAGCGGCATCATGATGGCCGTGCCGGATGCCTGCACGACGCGGCCGAGCATCAGCACGCCGAAGCCCGGTGCAAGTGCGGCGATGAGCGTGCCGACGATGAACAGGCTCATCGCGGTGAGGTACACACCGCGCAGCGGGAAGCGGGCCAGCAGGTAGCCGGTGAGTGGGATCACCACGGCCATTGTCAGCAGGAAGCCGGTGGTGAGCCACTGCGCGGTGCTGGCGGTGATGCCGAGGTCGTCCATCAGGCTCGGCAGGGCGACGCTCATGATCGTCTCATTGAGGATGACGACGAAGGCCGACACCACCAGGAGGGCAATCACGACGCCGGGCCGGGGAACAGGGGATGGAGCAAGGGTGGGCTGAGTGCCCGTGTCGGTCGGGGTCTTCTCGAGGGTCATGCGGTCTTTCCGATAGGGGCGCGCGCAGCGTCCGGCGAGCGGAAGCTTGCCGATGCGTTGGCACGCGGAGACCGGCGCGTTCGTCAGGGCGCGCCGAAGAGCGACGTCAATCATGGCAGAGAGTGCCATCTTGGCGCAAACTGTATGATCATCGCATGCAGACCGCTGCCCCTACCCCCACGGATGCCGGCGAAGAGCCGCTCGGTCTTCGTGAGCGGCGCCGTCGGGAGACGCTGCGCGAGGTGTCGGATGCCGCTCTGGACCTCTTCGAGCGCAAGGGCGTGCACGCGACGACGGTCGATGAGATCGCCAAGGCCGCTGGGGTGTCGCCGCGGACGTTCTTCCGGTATTTCCCGACGAAAGAGGACGCGGCCTTCATCACCGATGTCGAGCCGTCGCCGATTCACCGCTGCACGGTCGATGCCATCCGGGCCGGCGCGCCGGTGGCGCGAGCGCTCGAGGCGGGCTGGATGCAGGTGTTCGGCGAGTTCGACGTCGACCCCGAC is drawn from Microbacterium sp. zg-B96 and contains these coding sequences:
- a CDS encoding TetR family transcriptional regulator; its protein translation is MQTAAPTPTDAGEEPLGLRERRRRETLREVSDAALDLFERKGVHATTVDEIAKAAGVSPRTFFRYFPTKEDAAFITDVEPSPIHRCTVDAIRAGAPVARALEAGWMQVFGEFDVDPDARARMLRLRQLVQHEPALLAVALRNDAESADALTDAAVDAAGADADVLTARALVTTVAGTVRLAFDEWARRAELGQEASVRDIYLELRRGLARYVEQLGDPV